The Tripterygium wilfordii isolate XIE 37 chromosome 1, ASM1340144v1, whole genome shotgun sequence sequence GGAGGTTCAGAATCTGTTTTTTTGGGTAACTCCATTATTGATGAGGGTTTCAGGTGAAAGTTTCTATGGTCTATAGATGGTTGTGCTTGTCTTTGTGATCATTGGTTGTGATTGTTATCCTCTGCTGCGCTTTGTAGATATGGGTgcacaaaaaattttaaatctgTGTATTATTATCCACtatatttgtattattttttgttttgctccTTGAGAAATTCATTTGGTTCACTGGCTTGTGCTGGATTACTCATAAGCAATCCAgtcttttatcattttctgcTGCaggataaaatttaaattactgTTTTAAGCAAACAATGGAAGAATTAGCTCCTTTGCCTCCACCACCTCCAAAGGTTCCACATAATGTGAAGCCAGAACTGGCTGAGGCAGTGAATCCTAAGCATGCAATCATCAGCAGGCGTGGATTTGGGACTAGTGGGCGTCGTGTACCATTGCTCACCAATCACTTCAAAGTTTCTCTAAATCTACCAGATCCGGTGTTTTACCAATACAGTGTATGTTCAATACCTTGTTTTTTCATTAATGTTTTGTGGGATGCCATCATAATACTATGTAAAGCTTACTTTACTGCCATATTCAGGTTTCTATTTCTACAGAAAACAATAGACCTGTAGAAGGCAGGGGTATTGGGAGAAAACTAATTGATAGGGTTTACCAAACATACTCCCCCGAACTTGCCGGTAAAAGGTTTGCATATGATGGAGAAAAGACTTTGTTTACAGTCGGTCCTCTGCCGCAGAACAAGTTAGAGTTCAATGTGGTTCTTGAGGAGACATTTGCCAAACAGTATATCTTGTCATCATTTCCTTGGATGATTTTATGTTAGGATATATGTTCCAGAACTTACtttgcattttgatttttttttggtagtgaAACTCGGAGCCCTGGGGGTGGTGGGAGCCCAAGTGTCTCTGGTAAGCGATCAAAGCGTAATTTGCGCTCTAACGCTTTCAAGGTAGAGATAAGCTATGCTGCTAAGATACCCATGAAGTATATATCTCTTGCCCTCAAAGGAGTTGAAGCTGAAAGTGTCGCTCAGGATGTGTTGAGAGTGCTTGACATTGCTTTGAGGCAGCAAGCAGCTAACAAGTACCATTATCTCTTTTCTTCCACTATGTTGGCAGTTGGCACATTTTTATCGATTATATCATATCTTTGTGCTGCGATCTTAAGGTGATGTTTTCCATCTGCTCTTGGTTGCTAGGGGGTGTCTTCTGGTAAGGCAGTCATTCTTTCAAGATGATTCAAGGAATTTTACCGATATTGGAGGGGGTGTTATTGGTCTCCGAGGGTTCCACTCGAGCTTCCGTACCACACAGGGTGGTTTGTCGCTTAACATGggtattttcctttctttttgttgcTTTGGAGATGGTATTATGGAGCTTTCTTTTGAAGACATACAATTGTTCTTAATCATTTAATATTGCTACCTTCATTTATTGTGAAGATGTATCAACAACCATGATCCTGAAACCTGGAAAGGTGATTGATTTTCTAATGGCTAACCAGAATGTACGGGAACCTCGCTATATTGACTGGGTTAAGGTAAGAAACTCTGATATGGTTGttcaatatattaatatatgttgTTCTTTTTGAAATGCAATTCCTGTGATGCTCAGGCAAAAAGAATGTTGAAAAATTTGAGGATTAAGACAACCCACCGCAACATGGAATTCAAGATCACAGGTTTGAGTGAGAAGCCGTGCAATCAGCAATAGTATGTCAAAGTTTTCCTTAGGAGCACTTTGCTGATcttaatttgaattttcttgTTCATTTCAAATCCGAAAATCTTAATGTCGTGACTTTGTTCTACAAGCTTTCCTTTGACTGTGAAAAACAAAGGTAGTGCACTGGGCGAAGGACATACGGTAGAGATAACTGTTCATGAGTATTTTGCTAAACACCGTGGCATAGAACTCTCCTATTCAACGTACCTGCCATGCCTTGATGTTGGTAAATCAAAGCGGCCAAACTATGTGCCGTTGGAGGTTTGTGAATGttaattccttttctttttttcctttgggggggggggggggacttgtttgacattttcacttaCTTTTAATTTGAACCTTTATAAACATTTCCCCCCTCTTTTTGTGTGCATTCCAGCTCTGTTCACTTGTTTCACTCCAGCGTTACACAAAAGCATTATCTTCAACTCAAAGAGCATCATTGGTAGAAAAGTCGAGGCAAAAGCCTCAGGAGAGGATACGTACTTTGACTGATGTAGGTTCTGTCCCCTACTTCTATAATTCTATTGAGATGTTTTGGTCATCAATAATAGAATGTGGTGGCTTGTTTGATCTGGCAGGCTGTGAGAAACAATCAGTATGACAATGAACCTGTGTTTGCTGCATGTGGAATTTCCATAGACAGAAAATTAACACAAGTTGATGGTCGTGTCCTTGAGACTCCCAAGGTAGGTTATCCCCATTCTCTTTGCAGTTTGCACTTGAAAAGGTAAGCCGGGTATGTAAAATTCAAATTGATTTCAGTCTCTTTTTACATTGTGTTCTTTTCTAATATACAGTTGAAGGTTGGTAACGGTGAGGATTGTTTCCCTCGCAATGGACGATGGAACTTTAACAACAAGGTGCTGCACAGTAGATAGTCGTCGTATAATCCAACTAAACAGCTTCTCTTTCAcctcttttttaaaatgatttttatGTTAAACAAGCTTATCTTACATCTTATTATTCTCTTTGTGATCTTACAACAGACACTTTTAAACCCCACTCGCATCAATCAGTGGGCTGTTGTAAACTTTTCTGCTCGTTGTGATACTAGCCGTATTTCACACGATCTGATCAATTGCGGGAGGAAAAAGGGAATCGTAAGTagcatattaaaaaaattgtttgtaTGGACTTCTCTACAAGTATTCCTCGAATTATATCCCGCTTCTCACCAACTCCCAAGGAACTAAAAGAGAATTATGTTTGtctgtatctccatgaagatcATCGAACGCCCACAAACACTGATTGAGGAGGACCCCCAGTCTGGAAGAGCTGGTCCTATTGCAAGAGTAGACATGATGTTTGAACAGATTAAACGAAAGTTTAAAGATGCTCCACAGTTCATTCTGTGTGTCTTGCCAGAGAAGAAAAACTCTGATCTTTATGGTGTGGCTTTTTCCTGTGATTATTTATTCACCTTCTTTGATAACATATATAGTATTAATTATGGTGCACGAATGGGGACTCGAACCTTGTCTTGGTTCAAGTTCTATGGAGATGATTTACTCTTCTTACTGATATTCTGTTTGAACAGTTTTctcttattatttattatttgctCATCTTATTAATCTGAGTTCTGATAATGAAGGACCTTGGAAGAAGAAAACTCTTTGTGACTTTGGGATTGTATCTCAGTGCATTTCCCCCACTAAGGTTAATGACCAATATCTTACGAACGTACTTCTTAAAATCAATACTAAGGTAATTCTGGAAATTAGACACTCGAATCTTCATATCTTATCTCTCCCCTACAAGTTacctttgtaattttttttcttctttacagCTTGGTGGGATAAATTCCTTGTTGGAAATAGAGCATTCCTCCCGCATCCCCTTGATAAAAGATACTCCTACTTTGATTTTGGGGATGGATGTCTCTCATGGGTCTCCTGGCCAATCTGATATCCCATCAATTGCTGCGGTAATCAGCAAGAAAGCTTTCTTTAGTTGCAGTTTGACTTTTGACTGGATTTTCATTTGGTTGTGTTTCTTCACTTGGTCAGGTTTGTAGCAATTCTTATATATGCTACTTTAATTCTCTGAACTTTTAGGTTGTTGGCTCTCGATGTTGGCCACTTATATCAAGGTATAGAGCAGCTGTGAGAACGCAATCACCAAAGGTTGAGATGATTGATGCTTTATACAAGCCTTCTCCCAATGGGAAAGATGACAATGGTATTATCAGGTGATTAAGAAATGATTATATCTTTGAGCTTCTATTTGAAATTTTTACCCATAATTCAACTCAAATTTAACTTTGTTACAGGGAACTGCTTTTGGATTTCTATCAAACTAGCCAAAGTCGCAAACCAAAACAGATTATTGTGTTCAGGTATTGCTATATTGTGGCCTTGGATCCTCTATGATGCCAATCTGTTAATCATTGGACAAACTTTGTATATTCTTTCTCCTATTGTAACTCATATAACCATTATTGTTTTCCGTTCAAAAGGAAGAAAGTATAATTATAAAATACatgaataatt is a genomic window containing:
- the LOC120001400 gene encoding protein argonaute 16-like, producing MEELAPLPPPPPKVPHNVKPELAEAVNPKHAIISRRGFGTSGRRVPLLTNHFKVSLNLPDPVFYQYSVSISTENNRPVEGRGIGRKLIDRVYQTYSPELAGKRFAYDGEKTLFTVGPLPQNKLEFNVVLEETFAKHETRSPGGGGSPSVSGKRSKRNLRSNAFKVEISYAAKIPMKYISLALKGVEAESVAQDVLRVLDIALRQQAANKGCLLVRQSFFQDDSRNFTDIGGGVIGLRGFHSSFRTTQGGLSLNMDVSTTMILKPGKVIDFLMANQNVREPRYIDWVKAKRMLKNLRIKTTHRNMEFKITGLSEKPCNQQYFPLTVKNKGSALGEGHTVEITVHEYFAKHRGIELSYSTYLPCLDVGKSKRPNYVPLELCSLVSLQRYTKALSSTQRASLVEKSRQKPQERIRTLTDAVRNNQYDNEPVFAACGISIDRKLTQVDGRVLETPKLKVGNGEDCFPRNGRWNFNNKTLLNPTRINQWAVVNFSARCDTSRISHDLINCGRKKGIIIERPQTLIEEDPQSGRAGPIARVDMMFEQIKRKFKDAPQFILCVLPEKKNSDLYGPWKKKTLCDFGIVSQCISPTKVNDQYLTNVLLKINTKLGGINSLLEIEHSSRIPLIKDTPTLILGMDVSHGSPGQSDIPSIAAVVGSRCWPLISRYRAAVRTQSPKVEMIDALYKPSPNGKDDNGIIRELLLDFYQTSQSRKPKQIIVFRDGVSESQFNQVLNIELDQIIKAYQLLGEVDVPKFMVIVAQKNHHTKLFLANGPENVPPGTVVDTKIVHPRNYDFYMCAHAGMIGTSRPAHYHVLFDEIGFSADDLQHLIHSLSYVYQRSTTAISIVAPICYAHLAAHQMGQFLKFEDSSDSASGQRSSTSAGNIPIPELPRLHKDVQSSMFFC